Genomic DNA from Eptesicus fuscus isolate TK198812 chromosome 18, DD_ASM_mEF_20220401, whole genome shotgun sequence:
AATCATCGGTAGGCATTTGGGGAAGGAACTGAGACAAGCCCAGCCTTCTTTCCACCTCATTTCCAATTTCCTCTCATTTGTTGTCATAGGAGGCTCCTTGGCACGGTGAAAAGATATGAGCTCTTAGACCAGACAGTCCGGGGTTTCaatcctgtctctccctcttcacGGCACTGAGGCTTTGGGCATTTCACCTACTCTCATAAATCTCACTCTTCTAGATTGTAGGACGTTGGGTTATCCATCTGGCCTAtagaaaataatcaataaatactaGACACTCTGATCTAACCTCACTTTTAAGCCCTTTCTCTTTGGCTATTCCTACTTTAAGGGTTTAAAAGTAGACCAAACCCCTTGATTTCATAGCCTTTATTGCAGCTAGAGATGGCCAGGACCATGTGACACAGTCAAGGTCAACGACACATTGATGGAAATCCCTGGCAGGAGGGGGATGCAGAAGGAAGGACGTTCCTTCCTCCGTTCAAAGGCAAAGCCTCATAGGGAAGAGCCCTTGCCCTTTGTCCTTCACTCTTCCTGTCTACACAACAGCAATAAGTCCTAAAGGTGCAGCAGGCATCTTCCAACCACAAGGTGACAAGTATGAGGATGGCAAATAGCATGTTAAGAACAGCAGAGCAGAAAGGCCAAGAGTCTGAGTGCCCGTGAGTATTGCTGTTGCTCTTCTAGCCATGGGCTGCTTAGCTCCAGACTCttcaaaatatgagaaaaataagcCCTGATTATTTACGCTTATGCTAGGTGCTCAGGGTCTTATAGGTAAATGCAATTCATATGTCATTATTTAGTACAGCTGTTACTATTTCTTCTGGGGCTATTTAGTAGTAGGAAATGGCAGacttaataaaaaaatctttgtcaGTGTACTTAATAGTAATCTGCGGCTGCCTGCCAAAAGTCAGATTGCAAAAAAGACACCCATTGCATTTGAATCCTGATTTGTATGACCACTGAAGATAACGTGAAAAGCTGCATACAGCAACCCCTAAGTTGTCAAGACAAATATACTAGTAAAGTGCCCACTTTTTAGAAATCGGAATGCATAACTGATGATGTTGCCACATAATGAATAACCCAGTGTCAACCCTCATTTCAAACCAAATCTGGGACACCCtgcaagaaataaacaaaataattgcaCTGGGTCCTGTGTCTGGAAAAACATGGCACATTATTATACTAAAATggcttaaataaaaaatgaaattaacatgATGAATGAACTGCTGTGACAAAATATTGGAAAATTGAGATGTGAAACTGAGTACATACCTTGTtagccttttctataaaatatgtttttttctcatttcaaacaaaaactcaacaatgtaaatattaatgatgtgaagtatttttaaaaatggaagaatacAACTTATATCTCTTAAAAGAAGGCCATCATATGAGCCTTAGCAGGGAATTGATTTAATTAACACAAGCCTTATTTTCACACCTTAGCTGAACCCAGTGATAACACTGATATGAGGAACAATCTTGGGTCAACTCAGTTCAGAGTTTCCTAGTTCTATGATACAACACTGCTCCAGTTATATggtgacattttaatgatttttcaaaCACTATCTTAAAGTTCTAAAAATATCATGCATGAGGCTGCCTTTCCTGCTAGACATGCCATCAATTTGTGAATTTTAAGGTATTTTCCTCTattaaggaaagagaagagaaatatatacctcactattttttttatgatAATTTCATAATCATGCTGGCTTGCAGTAGTTGCTTTACCTCTATAAAAATACTACATACTTTTGTGGGATATTTATAATAAGGTAGCAACAGAAAAAACGTGTTCTGGCAAACCCTGAAAGAGCATGACAGCCCTTCAACACTCTGACCCATATCTGGCCCTATGCACCTCTTCCATTTGGCTGTCCCTGAGttgtatcatcctatataataaaaggctaatatgcaaagagactgaacggtggaatgaccagtcgctatgatgtacactgaccaccagggggcagacagtcaatgcagaagctgccctggggagcactgctcagccagaagccctgagccagtctcacagctggtgagcgcagaggctggtggcaggagcctctcctgcctctgtggcagcgctaagaatgtctgactgatggcttaggcccacagggagtgggcctaagccatcagtcggacatcctgagagctcctggactgcaagagggtgcaggcctggctgagggaccccccgagtgcacgaattttgtgcaccagtcctctagtttgtaataataTAAGTGTTCCCTTGAGTTCTGTGATATGTTCCAGAAAATTATTCAAGTGAGAATCCCCAACTTTGAGTCAAGTTGGACAAAAGTTTGTGTGTTCCCTGGGCACCCAATActgtgattggcatctgaagtgtgGGAAGGAGCCCTTAAACCTGAGGAATCTGACACTAACTCTGGGTACTTAGTGTCAGAACTGAATTAAATTATAGGACATTCAGTAGGTGTCCAGAGAGTTGCAGAATGGGTATGGAAAACCCCcacacatttggtgtcagaagtgtgAATAAAAACAGTACATACTGACCTTTTGTATTCTCAAATAccaaagaaaacagtaaaaaacaaaactatacatAGGGATGTCCACACTTTTCTCTCATTGGATGGCCATTACACTTGCTCTTATATCCAAGTAACTTTAATTATAAGACAGCTCTTCCCTGAGTATGTAAAACATGCCACAGTGTTTAGTCATGCAAATACACAGGAAAAAGTCATATATTTGcaaacatttcaaataataaaaaggggggaggggcaaaCCACGATTGTTCTCCATTTGTGTTGTCATTTCAAGagacaatatatttaaaacactcacacacattttTCAAAAAAGCTGGAGTAAAAGAGCCCAGTCTTAACAAGACATAGCTATTGAACTGTCAAATTGCTATTTCTAATAAATAACTTACAACATAGGAAAGCCCTACAGTGGCAACTGTTTTTCTCTGGTCACCAAATTATTGCACTCTACTCCTGGTTAAACAAAACAATAGCAGCATTTTTTCAGTATTACTCTTTGTCAGTTGACATAAAATGCAGGTTGCTTCTTAGTAAGCTATAGACAGGAAATATAAGGTAAGCAACATAAAGTCTTAGAATCCTTCAAGGATCATTGAGAAGCTTGTTTGCAAGTAAAACAAATTATTATATGGTCATATACTACAAAATAAAGATACACATTTCTTTGCAACATTCCACCCTAACAACCACTAAATTTGAGTTCttaattttttacataaaatgaaatttgcACATCTAACTATTGAGCTGCTGCAATTTAGATGAATTGGAGAGATGTAGTTTTAATCACATcattttaactttacttgtcaCTATCAATTCATTTTCCCCCTAATAAAACAAATTggtaaaaatctttttattttgataaattattttcctatCTTCATCCTATTTGTGTAGGGATATGCACTTTTGGTTCttgtcaattgattttttaatacaaAGAAGAGAATGTAAATTCCTGTGAGTCTCTATGATTTTGGAATAGGTACCAAGTACTGATCACTTAGGTTATGAATATTCATGAGTTGCTGttatttaaaaagactttttttttttctttcagagtttTTGAATAAACAATTTCAAAATGTTACCCCATCTGTCAATGTTTTCTGAAAACAGTACAAACCTTCTTTTTTATCTTCTGGAGTAATCTTCACTTTTGTATCTGTTATATCTTTGAAGGATGCCAGAAAAAGTACCACATCTCCTTTCTCATTCTTTATGGGAACAATATCCAATAGGCACCAAAATGGAGACCCTgcaacagtaataaaaatacagatCAACCACTGCTTTGTATGGTTTTTCTACGAAAATCTCAAAAAGTAGTGCTACAGTTAATAAAGTTCTTACTGTTTCCTTCTGTCccacaactcccccccccccaacatcttAAAAATGTCAGTTTTCAGATTCCATAAATGTCTAGCCCATATGCATATCTCTTCATTCCTAAATGAAATGCATTCTCTGAAAATAAGGCcgtattttaaacaaaatcacTTGTCTGTGCTGAGACATTTCTGCTTATGTCATTCAAATTGTATTTCTTCTTGGAACGCGTTGATGGTGAAGAATTCCTCTTCATGAAGCAttgccccttcccacccccatcacACACTAGTCCATAAATAAAGACCTTTGTTTGGTATGAGTTTGCTAGAGGTTTATTTAgtcgatttaaaaaaaatcaatgattgctcaacagaaacactaaaataaaaaaagatggaaaataccAAGTTTGGGGTCAAATGTGTAGTCACTTAAACTGTCCTAGTTTGCTGGCTGGTAGAAAATTAGTACatactttattttcattcattcattcattcattcattcattgagaaGCCTTTATTTCCTTGTTTCTCAAATAGTTGGCTGAGCTGGTTGCTTTTTGGTAATTAATCAAAGAGACCAAATCCCATATCCTCGTCCGACTCCTCCGACTCTTCCTTTGCTTCAAccttggctggggctgcagcagcagcaggagcagcagtaGTGGCGGCGGCCACAGGGGCAGCAGCCACAAAAGCAGATGGATCAGCCAAGAAGGCCTTGACCTTTTCAGCACGTGGGAAGGTGTAATCAGTCTCCACAGACAAAGCCAGAACTCGCTTGTACCCATTGATGATAGAATGGGGTACTGACACAACAGTTGGGTAACCAATCTGAAGGCACACACTGGCAACATTGCGGACACCCTCCAGGAAGCGGGAATGCAGAGTTTCCTCTGTGATGTCAAGCACTTCCGGGTTGTAGACGCTGCCATTGTCAAACACCTGCTGGATGATCAGCccaaaggagaagggggagatgtTCAGCATGTTCAGCAGTGTGGCTTCGCTGGCTCCCACTTTGCCTCCAGTCTTAATCAGCTGTACATCACTCAGGATTTCAATGGTGCCCCTGGAGATTTTAGTGGGGATGCCTAAAGCCTGGGAGAAGGAGGTCTTCTCTGGCCCCAGACCAGTGTTCTGGGCTGGCACAGTGACTTCACACGGGGCAATGCCACCAGCACGGGCAGCAGCTGGCACCTTATTGGCCAGCAGCATGTCCCTGACCTCAGTGAGGTCCTCCTCGGTGAACACAAAGCCCACATTCCCCCGGATATGAGGCAGCAGTTTCTCCAGAGCTGGGTTGTTTTCCAGATGTCCTCGGATGGCCTTGCGCATCATGGTGTTCTTGCCCATCAGCACCACAGCCTTCCCACGGAGGGCCATGCGGATCTGCTGCATCTGCTTGGAGCCCACATTGTCTGCTCCCACAATGAAGCATTTTGGATAATCATCCAGAAGTTGGATGATCTTAAGGGAGTAATTGGACTTCCAGGACACCCTGTCTTCCCTGGGCATCACGGCGGTGCGTCAGGGATTGCCACGCAGCGTTTAAAGACGATGTCACTTCCACGAGGACGCCTGGCGAGAGCTTAGTACATACTTTAAAACTCTTTGGCAGTATTAAGATATAGTCTCACAACACAACATTATACAGCAAAATGTGAATGAACAATGTGTAAAAACTGACAATGGAGAAATATCAAGAAGAAAATGTTGAACAAAAGTAGCCAGACACAAATGAGTGGAATGCAATATGAATACATTCACATATACTAGTAATATAAAGAAAGGCAAAACTAACTGATGGTGTTAGaagtcaggtgagtggttagcaTTGGCATAGCATGATTAGAAGGGGATACATCTCAGGGAATTCTGGGATGCtggtcaactttttttttatgatCTTCATGTTGTTTACATACGAGTGTTCAGTTTTTGAAAACTCATCCACTCTATACTTTTGCTATGAGTATTTTACattatgtgtgttttatttcaagaacacattttaaaaagcaataatgtTCAATTCTATTTTTTGAGCAAAAGAACCATGAGAAACGTCTTTAATAGACTCAAGTTCAAGCCAAAGGCTtatgttttgaaatgtttttatatacAGGGGTTGgtcaaagtaggtttatagttgtttgtatggaaaaacaCATACAGCTAATGATTATTACAATACCTTTATTAAATccaaagaataaactctgtgttttgcctACTCACAGATGTACACATACTTTTGCCcacacatgtattttaaaatacatattttgaaagtatataaaaatttgCACTAGATTTCATGCTGAAAAGGATTCCTGggcagaaatatttgaaaaattaggaaaaagtTGTTGCTTAAAAAGTAAACTATTAATCTATTCACAgaaatttttcttcaattttcaaTATTACGTGGGCATTGACCTCCAGTATAAGACAGAATAACAGTCAGAAGTAGcttcaatattttaaagtatcaGATCTCACAAGTTCTAACCAACACAGCTGATGTGTCCATCCTGCTTTGGAATCTATCATTTTTCTCTAGTTGAACACGAGATGAAGCAGTTGGTTGTATTTAGGAGTCATCTGACATAAACACCCTATTTCACTATAGCTGTTGCTgttgtagttttttaaaagtgtggtTGAATTCACATGCAATAAATGCGTATATGATGTGTGTCTACTATATAAAGCATGAATGGAATATATGCTTGCCCCCCACATCATTCTAAAAGTTTTAAAGCCATGATTTTCTCTtgactcatttgttcatttgacTCATCTCTGGCTTcctttcattcatctctcttaATATCTATGTTACAGCAACTCCATTTCAACACTTCATCACCAGACTCCATGAGACCTGGGATCCAACCATAGCTCCCACATTAACTAGCCATGAGACCACCATACAGAAGTCAATTAACTTCTCTGGAACCTGGTTCCCTTGATCTTACATCCTCTGATCTAGGGTGAATATAGGGCCCCCAaaatgtgagacaataaatttattCTATTGTTTATGACTAATGAAGAAACCTCATAAATGAGCCATATTTTTGGCAGAACACTGCTATCTCCATCAACCCAGAAGGGGTCTTACTTCAATTTTTTTATGGCTACTACTTCAAGTTGAAAGCCCTCTTCACGAATTCTGCAGCAATGGTAGGAACAAAAAGAATAGGGCCAAGCTATCAATCAGAATCTAGAGTCAGTAACAGTGGGGACATGGATAATGGTATGAATTTGATATTTTGGTTCACATTTTAAAGCATCTCTCTGTCAATTACCTTGTAAGAGCATCATCCAAATCAGAATAGAGGTTATTAATTTTCCTGAAAAGGCATTTTATCTATACACTCCAACAAGCATCATTATTGTCTCCACAGAGCTTTTGCACAGGTGCACCaatgtattttagagagaggcaaaAAGCACAAAATGAGATGAAAGCCAGGAAATAGCTGCCAACACTACAATATTTTCTCACAACCAGGATGTACATCTGTCATTTCACATCATGTTCTGGGAGAGCTGAAAGATCACTTTGAGGTCTGTCTTTTAAGATACAAGGAGATGTGATCTCTGACATtgtataaattcaataaaatttcatTAATATGGGTGCCTCTAAATTCAAGTTTTATAATGATTTGGCATAAACTAGGCTGATGTCTACCTTCCCATTGCATAAATGACCCCAAAAAAAGTGTATTAAGGGAACTAGTGTATGGGACATATAGACTtatttctccctccctaccttcttccCTTCTCTCAACTGCTCCTTCACATTTATCCGCACAAACTGCCTTACAAATATGGCTTTGGGTACCTTTAAAGTTAGAAAGCAAGGCATATGACACTTGCTTCCTTCTCCTGAACGAGGATGAATGCCAAAAGCTTCTAACCAGGTTCAAAGCAAGACCTTTCACACAATTTGTTTACTTATCCTTCCCTGCTCTCCCACATCTCTCCACCAGGCCTTCTGCCCTGGCTCTCTGACAAAGTCTTCAACCTTACACGACTGTTATAATTCACAACGATTCCCCAGGGTCTGCCTCTTCCTTCTGTACCTAAGAGCACAATGATGGTTATGCGACACCATTCAGTTAGCAGCGATTCAGGCCTGGTACTGCAAGTCTTAGGGTTAAGGTGGTAGGCAGCCAATACCTCGCCCTCAAATCCAGAGATGTGAAGGATCCTTAAAAGCAAGGTTAGAGGGCAGAAATCTTGTGTCAGTTGTAATTCCTTTTGTCTACAGCAGCCAGTAATTACCGTGTGGGTTGGTTAGTGCTAAAACAGATGAGGCTCTGACTGGATGCAAGTTAATAACACCGTTAATTTCTATGGTTAAATACAATTCATGAGAAGAAACAGGGTTTATACCCTATGtggtaaaatgtattttcagAATTGCATAAATAATTACACAGAGCTTAAATCTGGTGGAATGTTCCATTTTGGtactttctttttcctcattggGAATAAAAGGCACAGGAGAATTTGACTTGCTAATATTTACAAGTGGAAAATACAAGGAGGTACAGGTATACAGAAAACTGAGTTGTGAATTGTTCCCTTTAATGATTATGCTGTCATATGAGTTGTTACTAGTTGCACTTCTCAATGCAACACAAAATGGGATATGGATACTTTGCATGTCCTCATGTTTCTTGTATCAAGCAGGATTTTGATTGGATTTTTAATGATAAATATATGTGACCTTTAGTTTTTGCAACTATGACAACACTAACGTGATAGCCTAAATGTTATCAGCATCAGTATCATGTGACCTAAATATTTTCAGGTGTTCATCACATTTCACATTAAATCTGATAAGTCTTATTCTCAACAACCATTGTCTCAGTGCTACTTACTTATTGATGTGGGGACatttttaacagtttttaaaCATGAGTCCAGGGGATGTGAATTGGAGTGGGGTAGGACAATGACCACAGGTAGGTGAACAAGGCCACTGTTAATGGTAGCTGAATGCTGGGACACTTGTATCTGTAGCAGAAAGAGTAGAGAGAGCATCATGGGAATGCTACTGAgtaaaaagagatagaaagaaaaagaaaggaaggaaggaaggaaggaagggagggaggaaataggGAAGAGCAGATCAAGTGATGCTTAACTGATTTGAAGGTATCAAgctttggagtctttttttttcctctttccattttGCTCCAAATTCCCTTTGTCCTTAAATAAAAcactctcttcttctccttggaGTATGTATAGCCACATCTCATAAATCTCTAATAATTATGCAGAAGAGAAGTTTGAGAACTTGAGATCTACAGAATATCCCCAAATGGACTCAGTCAATAGTTCTAACATCCTTGCTCAGCAAATCATTTACTGGATCATTGACCAGTAGAGCTATTACTTGCTTTAAGACAACCAAACTGCTTCTGATGATAAACACAGGTAATTCTTACCTACAACTGAAAGGATTTTCAATATGGTTTAAACACAAATTCAACTAGGATAGGTTTTGAGGAGAAGCCAGGACATTTGGGTATAGTCTAATGAGAAATACAGATAAAGGAGTCCTGACAATATAATGCACACAGCAAGGACTTTATCCATCTTTTATTGTGTACTAGACACTATCCCACATACTTTATATAGATTATATCTAAATTTCTCACTCATCAATCTGACCAATATTTTACCAAACTGAACCATactttataaaactgaaaactgTATTATCTTCAGAGTATCATACCTAATAAGTGCCAAAGACCAGAATTGAATACAAATCTTAGTTTGATATTCTAATTTTGCTTTGCTGCATACTTTAGGAGTGATCCTATTCTATGAACAATGTTTTAGGAATTGAGTTTTACttccatttaattttcatttttacctaTGCTAGAGGACATAATGAATgatacatatactttttaaaatgtcacattataaaagaagaaaataaagtaaaactgatCAACAAATTTCACTCTCAACCCTATTATAAGAGTATAACTTCTATTTGAAATAAGACTCAACTGCTTTGGTTTCAGATTGGAATACATCCTTAATTAAGGTACACATGGACTCATTCTTAATTTGCTTGAGTAGCCAATGAGACAATGAGATCAGAAAATCCACCATTGGTGCTGTTTTCAATTGAGACAAAGAGAATGTACTTATACAAGTTTCATGATTGAAGTTTCTAAGTACAGTTACCTAGTTGCTCATGGGTATGTATGTTACTGGCTGTTGAGTCGGCTCCAATTCCTGGTGACAACATGAGTGAGTGATGCCTACAATGTCTTGCCCTCAACAGTCCTACTTGGCTCACAGAGACTCATGACTATGGATTCTTTTATAGAGTCAATCTATCTCATAGctggtttttctcttttcctgctgccttctagtTTTACCTCAGAATTATtgtttttccaaagaaccctgacTTCTCATGATGTTCCcaaagtaggacagcttcagttttgtcatttttgcctccagcaaTGTTTCAGACTTATTTTCCTCCAAGACCCATTATTAATTTGTGCTGCACCATATTCTGACCTCATCCAGAAAGCCTTTGGGTTCTCATCTCTGTATGTTCCTGCTTCTCAATTTCCTAGAAACCTTCAGAAAAGGTGATCTCCAGCTTTAGGTAGGACACATGACAACATCCTCTGGACTCATTTTTTCTAAGACTGGAAATAACAAAGAGAACTGAGTCCCAATCAACTTTTAATAATCCTCTTGGGGAAAGAAGGCCAGATATGAGGGACAGTTGTTAGCAGAAAAATGTCTGATCCAACAGGCTTGGCTTTGTGATTGCTACTTGCAAGCCACTTCTTTCTGAGAATAAGCCACTGAAACAGACTTACTCCCTTGATACTTGACTTTAAGATTTCTTCAAATGCCGGAAGcgaattccagcatgtcataaatgcaagagtttcatcaaaaggttgatggaacttgggaactcagcaagggctgaatcacatatgttattgcctgttaaaaatggctaagggcattttcccaaacctgaaaggatgcataaatgattgcttgcggccagacagctgagggcatcttaatctacatgttattgcctcctactggccaaacacctgaacagccaaaggcagttcctccaatctgacaatggattctgtataccaaaCTTACCCTTTCATATGTATATCTacctttgccttaggacaatttgttttaataaaaagcaaggggtcctgagacaaggagaacttggttcctttagctaagtcttctctggctcccaaaatgccttccaaaattatgttttgtctctagactctttattaatttacacataGTACCTTCTCCAAATTCCTGAACCCTTcaagatgctggatcaagaccctCAGCATTCAAATTCGTAGTTGTTTGGTGGAAAAGAACTTGTTTAAATGAGAATTTGAGAATCAAATTACCTGTTTATAATTGCACAAAGTTTTTGTTGGAGGAATCTATGGTTTTTGTAGGgcaatggaaataatttttggGGCCAATAAACATAATGCACACATGACCTCATGATGGTTAGGGGGTTTGGGGACTCTGGAAATAGTTTAGgatccaaaagaaaatatttggagattGCATTGCAAGTAGTTGAACATACAATTGTTCATTCATGTAACAAATATTGACTGAGTGCCTCTTATGGCCAGAAACTGTTTTAAGTATTTGAATAcatcagaaagaaaacaacaaacagaATAGATCTCTGCCTATGCCCTGAGAGAACTTATATTCTACTCTggagagaaaaaacaataaaattataaataattatacaatTTATTAGAAGGTTTTAAATGctacagcaaaaagaaaatgtagaacaGGGTAAGGGCATATAGAATGTGGAAAAAGGTGGTGTAGAACTGTAGCTTGACATTTTTAAGGAATGATTCACACAAGTGCTACTTAACCTTTATGTGTTATTGCTGGTCCTCTTAGAAGCAAACCATGAGAAGGTCATAATACAGGTCTGAGGTcaaacaaaggaaagaagaaaggaaggaaaattggATGATGGTATCTTAGACTGCAGTGCAGTTCTAAGGAAAGTTCACTAAGGCCCTCAGGGAGTCATCTAGTCAAGTCAGCCATCAAAGCAGCTCTGCATCTCCCTGCTTCACTCAGTCATTGGCTGGGAGCAGCCCATGGAAAGTTTGGCCTCTGTGCCAACACAGTGATGTGTTTCAGAGCACAGCAGCTGGGGTTGTCAGCCAACCGATCTCCTGTAATAAGATACAAG
This window encodes:
- the LOC103296851 gene encoding 60S acidic ribosomal protein P0-like, with protein sequence MPREDRVSWKSNYSLKIIQLLDDYPKCFIVGADNVGSKQMQQIRMALRGKAVVLMGKNTMMRKAIRGHLENNPALEKLLPHIRGNVGFVFTEEDLTEVRDMLLANKVPAAARAGGIAPCEVTVPAQNTGLGPEKTSFSQALGIPTKISRGTIEILSDVQLIKTGGKVGASEATLLNMLNISPFSFGLIIQQVFDNGSVYNPEVLDITEETLHSRFLEGVRNVASVCLQIGYPTVVSVPHSIINGYKRVLALSVETDYTFPRAEKVKAFLADPSAFVAAAPVAAATTAAPAAAAAPAKVEAKEESEESDEDMGFGLFD